TCCAATTGGTTTTCTGAAAAAACCCAATTTCCCTCTAAATCATGGTCGTACATGGATATTATCTCTATTTTGTTGAAGAAAATACAATTACACATGGTAACTTCTGGTCAAAATGTTAAGCTCAAAGAAGACTTTATGAAATCTGTTATGCAATGTGATAGAAAAATATCTCAGTAATATCGCTCAacttaaaatattgttttatgctaCATTTCTTTCAGACTGGTAATTCTAACAGGACAGGTGCCATTTTTTATATGATGTAATTGATTGTAGCGTATTATATCCAATTGGTATTCCGAAAAAAACTCAGTTTTCCTCTAAATCATGGTTGTACACAGATATTATCTCTATTGTACACACCTGGTAAATTCTGGTCAAAATGTCGACTCAAAGAAGACTTCAATACTCCTGTTATATGAAATCTAGGTGGTGATATTATGATGGAAGGCCATATAATCAGTTGCATGAGTGACAGCTGATTTAGGGGATGTTAACTGTTGATCATTGGTtcgttttctttttttcttttcttttgtttgttgactGGCAAATCTAGCATATCTAGAATACAAAAGTTTTCTTGGGCTCTGTCTTTTGTTTGTTCACCCCTGAAACAATTTTAGGGCTTTGACACATCTGCTTTCTGTATGATCCTGGTTGGCATCTACTGATGTTCTCTTTCACTGCTTGGGTAAATGGTGGCAGATTGTAACTTTTTTAATTTAAGAGCAGTAAGCTTCACTTACTATTATAAATCAGACACAATTTCATAAAGCCATTGTGTGTTCTCAATCAGGGAATTCATCCACAACTAATCAAAATTTATGCGCCCCCTTCATCAATTTTTGTATGTCGTGCTAGCAAATGGAACCAAAAAGGTGCACGTAGAATATAGGTAATGGTATATGATGTGGACACATTAGATCCCTACAATGCTGTGGCTCAGACTACTTGATATGATGTATGAAAATATTCAGTATTAAAATTCCTTGAAACGTAGAATTAGCTCTGAAATATTGTTTAGAAAAATATgatgtatgaaaatattcaatattAAAATTACTTGAAACGTAGAATTAACTCTGAAATATAGTTTGGAAATGAGAAGGTAGAAATGATAGGCTGCACATATTATTAACAATGTTATCATTGATTGATgaataaaaaatatatgaaaatgatATATAATGTACTAATGAAATTAATCTAGAACCAGAGAGACTAAGATATTTTTCTGACATTGGTCTTGCTGGTTGGAGTGAATCCCTGATGTGATTCATGGATCCATGGGTCCATGGTTACTCTCAGGGTGATCCACAGTTTTCTCTTGTATTAATATTTCATGTCTGTCATTTTGCCAGATAGAATCCTTGTCAGTTACATTCCATGGGCACGAGTTGATTGTTGATTCAGAGCTTGAGCTGAATTATGGAAGGTAGTAAACTAATTTATTTTTGGTACATTATTTCTGCTTTTTCATTCTTTGCTCTATTGGTCACAGTTATGGTGACCATTTCTTGATATTCTTTTTGCTGTATTCCAGACGCTATGGATTGCTTGGACTTAATGGATGTGGAAAATCAACACTTCTTACAGCTCTAGGAGTGCGAGAGCTTCCCATACCAGAGCATATGGATATATATCATTTGACCAGAGAAATTGAGGCTACTGATATGACTTCACTTGAAGCTGTAATGAACTGTGATGAAGAGAGGCTTAAGCTTGAGAAGGAAGCTGAAGCTTTGGCTGCGAAAGTATGTATAGAAGGGAAATAGAGACATTTTGCAATCCATCTTTTAGTTCAATTGTCTATTTCTATTTGACACAATGCATCAATCTATCTTTTTGTTCATTTATCTACATCTATTTGATGCATCTTCaagtcttcttttctgaatgcaaTATGATTGAAGGCTCACTAATTTCTATTGTGTCAAGAAATGAGAAGATTAttaaattttgatattttgttttgtgtgGTCTAGGATGATGGAGGTGGAGAGGCTTTAGATCGAATATATGAACGTTTGGATCTCCTGGATGCTGCTACAGCAGAAAAGCGAGCTGCTGAAATTTTATTTGGCCTGGGTTTTACTAAGAAAATGCAAGCACAAAAGACCAGAGACTTTTCTGGTGGCTGGCGGATGCGAATTGCACTGGCACGTGCACTATTCATGAATCCTACAATTTTGTTACTTGATGAGCCTACAAATCATTTAGGTTGGTAGTTTGTATTTGTTTGTTTGAGTTGTTAGTTTTAGGTATGGATCATACATGGTTGGTTTGCTTTTTGTTTGATATTCAAGCGTGATTTGATTTAACAGCAGGAATCATCTGTCTCAGTTTTTCATGCTGTAATGCAATACAGTTAATGCTTGAACTTATTGAAAAACAATGAAGTGATTGTTTTGAACTTTGTTAGTCTGAAGTTCTTGTCTTTGTGGATTTTCAGATCTTGAAGCTTGTGTTTGGCTTGAGGAAACTCTGAAGAAATTTGATCGTATTTTGGTTGTAGTATCACACTCCCAAGACTTCCTCAATGGAGTTTGTACAAACATTATTCATATGCAAAATAAGAAGTTGAAATTGTATACAGGAAACTATGATCAGTATGTACAAACACGAGCTGAGCTAGAGGAAAACCAGATGAAGCAATATAGGTGGGAACAAGAACAGATTTCTTCAATGAAGGAATATATAGCTAGGTTTGGACATGGTTCTGCAAAGCTTGCCAGGCAAGCACAGAGTAAAGAAAAGACACTAGCAAAGATGGAAAGAGGTGGGCTAACAGAAAAAGTAGTCAGAGATAAAGTATTAGTGTTCCGGTTCACTGATATTGGTAAGCTTCCCCCTCCAGTGCTTCAGTTTGTGGAGGTGGATTTTGGATACACTCCTGAAAACCTCATATACAGAAGTGTTGATTTTGGAGTTGATCTTGATTCACGGGTAGCGCTTGTTGGTCCAAATGGAGCTGGAAAGAGTACTTTGCTGAAACTAATGACTGGTGATTTGACTCCATTGGATGGCATGGTGAAGCGCCATAATCATCTCCGAATTGCTCAGTATCACCAGCATTTGACTGAAAAGCTAGATTTGGAAATGTCTGCTCTGCAGTTCATGATGCATGAATATAATGGTATTGATGAAGAGAAGATGCGTGCAGCAATTGGAAAATTTGGACTCACAGGCAAAGCACAGATTATGCCCATTAAAAACTTATCTGATGGACAGAAAAGCCGTGTGATTTTTGCATGGCTTGCTTGGAGGCTACCTCATCTGCTtttgcttgatgaaccaactaaccATCTTGACATTGAAACCATTGATTCCCTTGCTGAAGCACTGAATGAGTGGGATGGGGGACTTGTTCTGGTTAGCCATGACTTTCGGCTCATAAACCAGGTTGCCAAAGAAATATGGGTGTGTGAAAATAAGTCCATAACTAGATGGCAAGGCGATATTATGGACTTCAAGCAGCATTTAAAGAGCAAGGCTGGCCTGTGAGTGCATTTGCCATCTGTGCTTTTGTGCTACTGGAAGTTAGTTTTTGAAAGACAAGCATATACACAGTTTATTTTACTATATGTAGGATTTAAGACTCCTTTGTTGTAGGCTTAAGCAATTCTATTGTATTGGTCTAGATAGATGTTCTAGGGTAAAATTATTAAAACCTTTGTTGAAAATTTGAAACCATTGCTCGTTATTGTTTATGGTCTCAAGGAACTAAGAGTttgttgccatttttttgttgaagcCAGCTATTTATTGATATATAGCTTGTGCATCACATGCATTTGGAAAGGGAAAACTGACACAGATTATTTTTAAAAGAATATATATTACAGTATTTGAAACAACTATTTGTGAACACGTGTTTGATTTATGAAATATTAAAACTAGATATGATGTTTGATTTGGAGACCCTTGCACACAATAAGTATCAATGCTGCTCCAAGTCAGACATGAACGAAATTGCctattgttgataattatgttatCGTTTTATATACTCAACGAACGGATTTTCAGTTCTTCCATCTAGTTATTAAAAATAACTAAAGATAAACTGAAGTATATGCTTTGGAACCATAACTGATCACAAAGTGATCAACGAACAATGCAAAAAAGAAATGCATCGAAGGGACTTACATATTCATTTCCTTTAAGATGAGACACTTCATTTTCAAATTACAGAGTTCATGTTGTCTTGATATGGCATTCCTGTATGGTTGCTTCTTTGATCGTGAATTATGTTAATATGAAGAACCCCATAGTGTACTGGATTATTTTAGCATTGAACCTGCATCAGTCCTACAACTGACCTGCTGTTATTTCGATTTGTCATTATGATGCTGCTGTCTTTTCAAGCAGCTGTGTACATGTGTGCGTTTGCATGCTTGTAACGTTTTTAACAATTTCATGTTTACCATTCACCGTAGTGTACTTGCGTGATTAAAAAGATATTTTCAGGATCAAAGACCGATCAAACAATATATTGATACCTCAAAGTTAATGAAACGACTGGGATATATGAGGTTTGACTTGCAACAATATGTTGTAATTGGTATGGAACTgaggtttttttttcattttacggACATCGCTTAATTGTTCTTTTGTTAGGTTAAAGCTATAGTTCATTATTTTGTAATCCTGGAATTATTTTGGAGTTAGTGgtgttcaacctctaaattttttacgTCTATTGCTGTTTGGCCTCGTCGATGTTTGAAAAATCATTCATTCATACACAGCAGTTATTCGTTTTGATGGTGTGTTTATGAGACGTTTTAAGAAAAACCAACCCAAAATCTGGCTTGATAAACGTAGAACGGTGAAAAGCAGTCATTCAAAGCAGTTTTTAGTTTTGATTGTCGTTATGAGATGTTTCAAGAAAAACCATCCCAAAATCTGGCTTGATAAACGTAGCACGGTGAAAATAGAAATATTGTTTATAGTGGGAATAGATTCTCTCCTCAAGATAATTATGCCTAGAGGCATTCTACATTGGCAGCCGGCAGTCTCTttttgcaaaataaaacaaaagaatTATCTAAATGATTAAACTAGtgtatctatatttaaaaaatatatgtaaaatatgccaagagatatcTCATAATAaaagagaatcatctgtaaaataatgttcttctaaaatactaaaacaccaagaatacaaatctatTAAAGTCCTGCATGCAAAAAGCTGTGAATTggggagggttctattttatttggagtaatagaataacacctccacaaaagtaaattgtttcaaaaatggatttttgtttatggctattttgatgtcattgtagatgccttttggcatatattaaaatgattcttaaataaaaacaattttttttgtatcAATATGTATGTCttaaataaaatagttttaaaataaatttaaataacgtTTGAAAGTAAATTTAATTAACAACtttttttaagtaaataaaattttatatattaattctTTGGCATTTTTTTAGTATATAATGCGGTTAAAAGTCGTTTCAAAGTTCGTTGTAAGAAATAAATATGCTTTTTGGTACAATTTCAGGCTCAAATCCCTAAACTCGTCCGGGGAAACACTGTATACCCACTTTATAAGTTATTTGGGGCACTGGTGGATGCCTTCTAAATTTGTGCTAGGGCAGTTGGTTGTCTCTAATTCAACCCAAGTGTATGATGAATTGCAATGCTTAAGGCAACTTCTGATGTACAGATTCTtcgtgcagatcaaagggaagttTGGATGTCTACTCGGGCCGAAGGGGTGGGTTAAAAATAATGTTTTGTAGGCATGAGCTTTATGTGCAAGAGTTACGTCCATGCAAGAGTTACGTCCATATAGTATGTGGAAGAGTTACGTTCATGTAGTATGTGGAAGAGTTATCGGGAAAAAACTATATGTTTTTTTGTAAAGTTTTTGattaaattaatgaaaattaatatTAACCTTCGATAGAGAACAGCAAGCTAATTGGTTTTAGATTACACGGTTTAGAACAATAGGTATTCTAGACGGTACCATATTGGGAATATGTCAGCCCAATAGAGAAACATCATTTCTACTCTGATACCCTTCTATATATATTAACAAGATTACTCTGGGAGTTTGATCCAAAATGGTTCTGGAAAATTTATTTAGAAACAGAAACTTGAACAGCCCAATAGAGAAACATCATTTCAAGTCTAAATTTCTACTCTGATACCCTTCTATATATATTAACAAGATTACTCTGGGAATTTGATCCAAAATGGTTATGGAAAATTCATTTAGAAACAGAAACTTGAACAGTAAAGTTATTTTAGATGCAGGAAGATGAACATAACAGAATGGGGCCTGAGAGAGCAATGCCATATAAATCTATACAAAGGGGATTGTAGGTTGTTTTTGGAGTAGGAGACTTAAAGAAATATTGTAGAATTTAGCTATTATTTTTAGTTTCTGATTTGTTCTATAAGATCTTGGAGGGAGTCTATTTTTAGTAACTCATCTGGTTAGGTTTGATTATCAGTTTTCATCATTGGTATCATTTCTGCATGGTCAGTTTATAATTCAGATGCTTTTCGACCATTGTGACTACTTGGTGTAATTTGTAATTTTGAGCTACATCTAATTAATTTTATCAAGGTTggcattttaattaaaataatttttgggcttaaaagaagttgtccaaggcttaacaAAGAGAGAGTGAACTCCCAAAGCCCATAACTTGCCCAAAACCAAATCCCGATTAGTCGAAGACGTAAAGGAAGAaatgaaaaatcctttagcacaaggaaataGCTCAATATTATGAGCTATCAAAGGCTTCCAAGAGTCACTCACCCAACAATGGAGATCCAAAAGTGAAGGCTAGAACCTAGAGAATCAACACACCAAAGCGCAACGTTGGTAGAACACAATGCtatccacaaaccaccacaggggaggaCTTGGGACATGGAAGAGGATGAACTCCCTTGGAGGGTTCTGTAGCAGATTTGGCTACACAAGCAAAGTTGCATGAACTAGTAAAAGGAGGTCTAGGCGAGACCTTCACACCCACATCAGGGTCACCATAAATAGCCTTATTACCAAAATGAGGATTAGCACCATAAGTCAAAGATTCTTTAACAACAACATCCCCTCAAAGGGCATCCATGGGGGAGTGGGGGGTGTGGGAGGGCACAAATCGTCCACCATTCGGGTAGAAGCACCAACAACAAGCACAAAGGCACCCATGTGAGGAGGGGGACCTGAACCACCCACCACCGAGGGTAAGACCACAGGTGGGACAACAGAGTCAACGAGAGTAGCGATCAAAGTTGGGCGAACAGAGCCGTTGCAGGAAGCAATGTTCAAACACGAACAAGCAGGAGGAGCAATGTTCAAACAAGAGCGAGTGGGAGTCATTTTGAAAACATAAAATCTAAGGAACCCAATTGTTGAATATCACTATTACATTTTTGATTGGGGTCGTTGTTCCATAACATAGGATTAAGACATATGTCACAATCTTGTCTAATTATATGTCTCAaccttgtctttataagcaagACCTCTCATTGTACATTTCatattcaatcaatcaatcttgcattgtttttaattaaattaaacaacAAAACAAGGTTGTTGACCTTTTACAAAGACCAACCAAATGGGCCACTTACAACTAGTGAAAAATAGACCTTTGACAACAAAGGCCAAAATAGACCACTTATAGCAAACTAGCAAAGTAGCTAGTAGCCCACATCAAGGGGTGGTAGAAATTTTAACCATAACTTGGGGAAGAGTTTGGCAAGAGGAGGAATAATGATCTTTCCCTCAACAACGAACAATAGTCTAAGCGAACTATCACTTGGAACACTAACGCAAGGGGGAGCAAGAGGGATAATTTTTTTAGGGGGATTGTCAGCACTAGGAGTAGAATATAGACCAAGCGAAAAATTCACCAACGAAGGTTGGAACAAAATAAGAGCAACAAGTGGAGGAGGGTCCATGGGTCTAGAAGGGGCCACACCAGTAGTAAGAGGCAGAGGAGTATCCACGGGGCCTTGGAGGCCACAATAGTAGGAGGCAAAAACATCGTCCTAGGAGGGATCACCATCAGCTTGTGAAAAGTCATCAGAGGAAGAATCAAAATCTAGTATAGTTaagtgatcaccattagcatcctttcACTGAGTGGCAATGCCTTTACGACATGAGAGAACAATCTATGACCAAGTGGCTAGTAGAGAAACAACAACGACattgaaaggggaggccctcataatccaatgacTAAGTCCATGGCCTATTcctaaccataagaaccacatccccaggaAGAGAGATGGAAAATGTGCGCAAATATAGAAATACCCATGAAGGAAGTGGTATCATTAACCTTCAAGAAGTGGTTGATAGAATTGCCAATGGCCTCGAAACAAGAattctcccaaaaatgaagggggAGATTGGGAAGACAAACCCACATTAGACAATTAAGAGGGTTGAAAGAGGTTGTCCATGGTTTGATCAAAAGAGTGTGAACACCCCAAGCCTACAACTTGCTCAACACCAAATCACGATCactagaagaaacaaaagaagcaATAAAAAACCCTTAGCACAAGGTAAAAGATCAATGTTAATAGCAACTAATAGCTCCCAAGAATCCATCAATGAAGATCTGGGAGAGAAGGCCAAAGACCAACAAATTCATACACCAACTTGTAATGTTGGTAGAAATTCACATTTTCTACCACATCTCGACCACAAACCACAATAGCGAAGGTTTTGGCACAAGTAAGAGGGCGAGATTTCCCGTTGGCAGGAAGGGCGATAGTAGATCTGGCAACACGAGCAAAGTTCCACCCACTAGTAGCAGGAGAAGGCCTTGGAGGAAGGACCCCAACGCTTGCAACACCATTGAAGGACTTAGAATGCAAACCTTGCAAGGAAGGTAAAAGCTCCTCACAAGTCGTGAAAATCAGAGTAGTAGCATTAGCCACCACCAAAATAGTAGGAGCCATAGAGGGAGCAGGTAACCCAGATCTAACAACAACATAGGAGGGTGCATAAACCCTTGCACGTGACGCAAAGCTCATAGGCATAGTGGGCAATGACACCAAAACAAGCAAGGATGAAGCAAAGTCAAGACTAGGTGCCATTGCAAGATTCAAAACTTGCAACAACAATGGAATCGAAGAAGTAATCATTGTAGTGGGAGCCATATTCACAACTGAGACATGGGCAGGAGTTGAGTTCATAATCGATGCATGGGCGGAGCCATGTTTTGAACTCAAAATATTTTCGCCTCCATCTTACATTGTTGAAAAAAGTTAATATTACCATTTTCTCTCTTGTGGAAGATATTTTGGTCTAGCAATTGATCCTAGGGTGTTGGAAGTTCACCATTAATTCGTACCTGGTATCAAAGTTCGAATGCTATAGATTCCTTCCTAGATCTAAGTGATGCTATCATGATTGAAGAATTTGCTGGGTGTAGCTTGAGATTTTAAGGAACTCATGGTTGAATCCAGGGCATCATAGAAAGTAGGGATTGTTTTTCCTTTCATCAAATTTCGTTTGTTTTGTCATATATGTAAGGGTTTCAAGTAGGGTTAATGTTCCCAGATCTAGGAGTTAGCTGAAATTTGATAGTAGTTTGGGCTAAATATGATCTTGCCATTTCATTTGAAAGGATAAAAAACTTACAAATTGATTGTCATGTTGTTGTAAATAAAGTTTTTATTTGAGGGCACTAGAGGTTTTTTTGCTCCAATTGTTGAAATTCATACGGATCTGTACCCAACCATGCCATATGGATGGGTTATAGAAAATATGACGACCTCTTCTCCATAAAAAATATTCTTCTCTCGATTCAACATCAAGAAAGGAATACTTGATTGGTTGgtgtcatatttgtgttttctacaTCATTATACCTTAGTTCTACATCATCAATACATTTTGTGTTTTTTATACTTCATTTTGCGTCAAAAATTATACTCTTCAACAACATATGGTCATTGGTTTGCCAACATATGCTAGTATGAATACCTtttttgcatttaaaaaaaaaaacatttttcaatattttactatgatttttggtttggttggTGTTTAAGCATCAAAGGTTTTAGCTCATGATTTTTGTCAGTATTTAAGTTTATAAGCCTAGGTTCTATTAAATATTGTTCACTCTAAGAGAGGGCTATAACCCTTGGTGGCACAACCTAAGCCTATTGCCTCATCAAGACACAATCGTTGCCACCCACCTCTCGTTGGGACTTTTTTCAAACTTGCATAACTTTTGTATACAGTTTTGGTTTTTTGAAACATTAGTTTTGTGAATTTTCTACTGGTATAGGTTATTTTCCAAAATTTTGTTGTTTGGTGATAATTGCTGATTGAAGCCAGATCTTGTTTTTGGGCTCTCAAGTTGATAATTTTTTGCCACGATCTCCTATTTTCATGATTCTTGCAGGCATTGGAAAGATATTGAGGATCTCTATCCAACCATGCATCTATTTTTTCCTAGGTATATTATTGTTTTAGTTCTTTTATGGTAAGTATCTTAAAGG
This genomic stretch from Cryptomeria japonica chromosome 8, Sugi_1.0, whole genome shotgun sequence harbors:
- the LOC131056942 gene encoding ABC transporter F family member 1 produces the protein MVSDASKQRAAAKKAAAAAKRGAKSAAVTAPKSEAASSTSVEPSQNGKAIASVDKTAEEIAYMTISDRTCTGVLCSHPLSRDIHIESLSVTFHGHELIVDSELELNYGRRYGLLGLNGCGKSTLLTALGVRELPIPEHMDIYHLTREIEATDMTSLEAVMNCDEERLKLEKEAEALAAKDDGGGEALDRIYERLDLLDAATAEKRAAEILFGLGFTKKMQAQKTRDFSGGWRMRIALARALFMNPTILLLDEPTNHLDLEACVWLEETLKKFDRILVVVSHSQDFLNGVCTNIIHMQNKKLKLYTGNYDQYVQTRAELEENQMKQYRWEQEQISSMKEYIARFGHGSAKLARQAQSKEKTLAKMERGGLTEKVVRDKVLVFRFTDIGKLPPPVLQFVEVDFGYTPENLIYRSVDFGVDLDSRVALVGPNGAGKSTLLKLMTGDLTPLDGMVKRHNHLRIAQYHQHLTEKLDLEMSALQFMMHEYNGIDEEKMRAAIGKFGLTGKAQIMPIKNLSDGQKSRVIFAWLAWRLPHLLLLDEPTNHLDIETIDSLAEALNEWDGGLVLVSHDFRLINQVAKEIWVCENKSITRWQGDIMDFKQHLKSKAGL